The genome window aacttttgattttcgacaaaaagacaaaacatAACCAATTCACGGCTCGACTCTCTagtgtccccagtggagtcgccaagctgtcgaaaccacctttttgaaaacaaaaatttagttgtcgactttaaaaataaaactggagtcgccaccgatcctttattaaggtgtgatcggcccaccttaaaaattattttggtctacgagttttaagaaaatgagtttgggagtcagttacgcgcgaggaagggttagcaccctcgcaacgcccaaaatcggtaccaagtcgattatttaatgtcttagtgtcgaaaaaaattttttcaataagcttgaatgatgaaatttacaaaaggataacaaattgttcaagtcatgtaatgaaatcgagtcccaatacgttagggtacaattcctcataatcctcgaactttgaatatcactttttattttatgcgaaaatcttcaGTTCGAGAaggtaacatgccacacccaatacgttagggcacgacaaattaagttcccaaaaatgattttcgGTGCTcgtgtatttaaaataaagaatatcctcGGTAATTTGAAATCGgaaaagaaaatcggaacccaatacgttagggctcaattttcctcgaaaatcccaaaaccttgaatattgttttttattcacaaaaactaatgaattgagaaaaattgattttaaggctttgataaaaccaaaaaaaaaaatttctaaaaggtATGTTGAAAACCTCAATGTACAATTATGAGGCagatactttaatttaaagcatatatgaataaatatctacaaatatatatacaagtaggtataatatacaaataaatttacaaatatgcgTACGCATATATTTAATGCATACATATAAGTGTacatataaaagacaaaatttagTAATCTCTAAAAGCGTGTATGTGAGCAAGAATAAGAAAATGCCtatgtatgtatttaaaatCGTGGGAAAAAGGTATGTATATGTGCATATGTTTgcgaaataaaatgtataagtatatatatctattataaaaatgtgtattttgaAAAACATGTGTATTTTAAAACGTGCATgtgtacatatacatatatttgtaaaaatgtctatgaaggataataaataaaaatacgtatgtacatattttcaaaaaaaggagggaaaaaatCATTATAAGAGTATATATAGAAACTAgggaatgaaattgaaaattaaaacatgtgaaaaaaatatttatatatatataaacgtaTACTATAAAAACGTATgtacattatataaaaactatgcgcataaatatatatgtataggaagtaatgaaaataaaatagaaattaaaaaaactgtataaaatatatgcaaGTACATATACTAAAAACATGCGTGCTTAGGAACATAGAAAtagtattaataaaaataaataaatggtataatgataataacataaaaagacgagaaaaaaaaaacaaaatagcttgaaatggactaaattgaaccaAAACGAAAAAATGAGGTAGATTtagaatgaattaaaaaggCTAGACCAACTTGAATGCTGCGCATAAcagtggaggaccaaaaggaAATTATTCCTCCTTCCAAACGCTCATGCAAcattggaccaaattgaaacaaaaataaaatatgcggtgatttaaaaaaaacaaaatgagtttaattgaaGTGCGTTGCAAGAGGGAGGGACTAAATGCACAAATATCCCCTCTAGGCTAGATTTGCGCAGGTCATACCacctaaacggcgccgttttgcttatagaattaaaacccaaaattttctttcaaaagaacATCTCtgcttgattttttttgttttaaaacaataaacagAGGGGGGAAAATTTTTGCTAGGGTTTTCAACCCTAGCCTTCATGACGCCGCCGTCGACTGCCATGGAACCACCGCGAACGGTGTTCGGCTCCAGTGCTCGAAATCAGGTAAgcacccttttattttttattttcttttgtaaaaaaaatggaaatcgaaaaagaaaatggagaaaatcacctaaaaaaatGCTTGTGTATTGCTCTTTGATTTTTTACAGGTTTTTTCTTGCTGATTTTCctctctatttttctattttttcactGAAGAAAACCCCCATTTTACACGGATTAAAATCGGCCTTTAAATAGTCGAGAAAAGAAAACCCGAATCAAAAGAAATCCTCACTGTTTTTTTGTTAGCAACATCTTTGCTATTCTGTTTGTGTTTGTTGTTGTAGGTTCAACGTGCAGGGAAGGCGCGCAACGTGTACGGAGCAGCAGGCGCGATGTGTGGAGGTGACAGGCGCGACTTGAGAGAGCGGTTGCGGCGCCAGCTTGCTGCGGGGCTGAGGCAGAGAAGCTGACCCTAGGGTTTTTTTGATAGTTTGGGTCGATGGGGCTTTTAGGCTTAGTAAAATTGGGCTGAAACATTtgggtttttttgtttgtttttcctttaaCGGGCCGGGCACATTTGGGCTTGTTCAGACGTTTTTGAGCAAACAGTAtaaaaaaacgcttcaagcaggacgatttatcagaagaatttctaaaatcgcgccctcgtggacatgtttttgctacagtaggtcctggaaaaataattttgagttgacgtttctgagaaaatagtataaaaaacgcttcaagcaagATGCTTTATTagaagaatttctgaaatcTCGCCCTCGTGGATgggcttttgctacagtagcatgtttgggctgaagctataaatgaggcaaaaaatgttctcagattgcataagttacaacaaaaacaatttagagaggctaagaaggttagaaattaaatatgagtgaacgtattagtgttgttatttactatgatggtgaggttttccacaccgagaatggtgttgtttttttcgGAGAATACGGTAccactggtttttaaccagaacatagatttgacagaactttgtaaaagaattaggcgtaaaatttttggaacgatgccaatgaaagttctgtctattacgtatcaattttgttcttttgttgatccggtgacatatgactcgttcgacataaaaggtgttcgtagcttggaggcaatggtgcagactcatcttgctagtggagcaccttatattgagttatatgtacaatttacatcgctaaatgatgtacttgcgaccggtgttcgagatgtatacacgacccctgacCGACATTCgattagcgggttacaaaacatggaacaacccatgtttggTAGTGGTGTggaatgcacatcccctgcaagacattctgtcggtggatgagacatgtacgtcggtggctcgatgtttgatgctggaaatacgtactggggaacgacatcaagttctagtggttggcaatctacatccaattggggacgttatgaaatgcccagaagaagggaagATGTACTCACTACGACGtccaccggtgaggggacctcgtacgctgcagatgatggtgggttagaagatgacttcgatgtggatccacctcgagagcccagGCCCGATGatgcagaagttggcttattttctgaaccgaaGCCTATTCCAATAGAACCTGAAGATGTTGAAAagagttcagatgaagaagaaaatccacgattcagagcatactcacctccatcTCACATGTATAATGTTGATCTGTTTGCACATGATGTGttggagtttccagatctaccacaccggttgcgtgatcgtacaagttcgggggctagattcgggtgaatttgaagttggtaataaGTTTTCCAAcaatgatagttttattggtgctttgaaacaacatagcatcaaaaacggtgttaactaccacgtcgttaaatttaaatttgataagtttgaggcgaagtatGCCGTGCAAGAcgacacatgttcatggaaaatctacgcctagttgaggaaaaggacagggttgtgggagataaaaaagtacaaaggtccacatacatatGCTGTAGGTACGGTATTgacggtttctgaataataccgttattatgtaatattgcattatttaatgtactccgtttataggtgtttcacaagatcatcctaagatagattcagctatgttagctagcttgatactgcccacggtgAAAGCAAATCccaggacttcagtgccggtgttaattgccaatattcgtatccaaatggggtacacgcctttttaccgcaaggcttggatagctaagcagaaggcgttggagaagatgcatagtgggtgggacgcctcatataatgaaatatggtagtggtgtcaagtgctagagagatacgtcccaggtgccaccacagaccttgaaacggaacatgcgtactacaacggccgattgctacgtggatgccaagtgttcaaatgcCTGTTTTGGACATTTAAACAATGCCAaaacgcatttccatactgcaagccattgatacaaattgacggtacctttatgcttggtaggtatactcatcggctattgcttgcagtggcacaggatggcggtgggagaattcttccaattgcgtttgcaataacaccgagGGAGTCatctgatgactgggatttctttctatctaggttaaggaggcatgtgtgcccccaacctgatatctgtgttatttcagatcggggcacCGGTATACTAGCTACATTTGATCGACAGGGAAACTTATAGCAGTGCATACACCATCGATATTGCCTAAGGCACGTTGCTTCCAACTACTACAGgtaatatccatctaagagtgaacgacgacaagtgaccaacatgggtatttaatctctatctgtgttatttcgtttgtcaatttgaattaattgtaaatgtagaagtggtatgtaatattcgctatgaacttatattggcagggtatgaaataaataaagaccgtTTTAACAAAATGTTGAcaattttacgttcaattaatAGAGAAGGCGCGGACTACCTTtgcaacatacgtttcgaacagtgggcacaagcatacgacggcggcctacgatatggtcatatgacctcaaTCCTGgttgaatgcataaattctgttctaaaaGGAATGCGCCATTTACcaataacatcggttgtgcgagagacatattttcgtttggcggcgctatttccaaagcgagcagcgagttatgcaggccagatacAGGGAGGTCATGTATGGTACAGTAAGGTagtgcaagaaattaacaaggccaaggcgcgggtgaacaccatgcacacagtgtgtcacgatcgagacaacttatggtttcaCGTGatagagtttgacagaccgtaCCAGGGTGTTGTTGGCGgacaatatcgtgtacacttgcgaaataggacttgcgactgtgggatgtttgatgcacttcatTGTCCATGcactcatgttattgcagcttgtcagaatctccgtctggatTCGATGagctatgtggacgaagtgtacaaattagaaaacatgtacaatgtttggagacacgttttcccaccggtcccagatgaacgtaagtggccgcccatatctcttgctccttttaagttGTTActggatagagaattgcgttgcaaaccaaagggtcgaccttgctcgactagaatacgtaacaatatggatatccgagaaacagccagtcaacagaaattgtgcggatggtgtaggaatccaggccatacaagtcgatcatgcccaaatcgcaatagttgaatgtcattgtaaacaaattatatttttttgtaccaatcaaaacattttgtaaaatctaacattttgttagtcaaattattaattgttaattgtattaattgttagtaaaattatcaaattatatcaaattattaattgttagtaccaatcaaaacattttataaaatctaacattttgttagtcaaattaataattgttaattgtattaatttttagtaaatttatcaaattatatcatattagggttagggttagggtttttgttaagattagagtttttaagctaagggtttagggtttttaagttaatggttagagtttttaagttaagggttagagtttagggttagggtatttgttagggtttgtcaattaaattataaatttaattataaattataaatttataaatttttaataaattagtttaggatttttaagtaataactcaaataaatttctattttattacattaaataatattaaaatattcaaaatgtttgtacaaatatattaaaatacaaatcaatctccgtgcccaccggattcagtgccacatggcgacCGTCACGATTCACATGACcggattcctcctttgtccaCTTTCAATGGGGTTGTGGTTGCTCGGCAGGATTCAGTTCTCCGGTagggcatctggttgtcggtgttgggacgatgagccaccttgatagaatagtgaatgtggaggtgtttgcatcaacAACGGCGACGATGTTTGAAACTCATACGgtgatggggattggtaaaaagaagagctcctcgacggcccctcttgcgatccctcgtgcgaCGCTGGCCTATACATCAGCAGTCCACTCGGCGTAACGGAAAATGAAGATGAACCGGGccattggctccaacctgccataggacttggaaaaggaaacatataagggttaggatacataaaagggctaggatacgcacctggcATTATCTGAAAAGGCTGTGCCGTGGGTATCGTTGGTTAAACTGCTAGGTCAGGTGACTGTGTCCGTGCTCTCGCTGGGCCCAGTGATTgaatggccgctgatgatgggcCGGGTGAATGTTTGGGCCTCGTTGATGGGCCTGCATCGTCGTCTCttcgtcttggatttaaaggcccacgtcgttccctttggacacgtaATTGCCACTACCTCTCCTCTACcgacagtaaatacggcttgctatggatcctaaaccatggcatgtattccggcACACACGCTATctccggaacgatgatcggttctcgagtaggtatataatcataccgatcttcccacatttggatgtagTGGGACCAGAATCTCAGCCAATCCGCATGCAATTAccgtaggtcgattttgtggtgatcatcaaacacctcaggtgccacgggaatcggttgtctacatttAAATTGCCGTAACACtctgtctgactggtgcatctccacggtcgcATAGCTGATCAACGCGACTTTCGCGTGCCAAACATTTGCATTTTGGAATAactcatccggaattactgcccgaattgccagatcctcgtatggtgtccattgaaactatatgaacatgatagaaatattagttatatacataagattaaatactaaatactaaataccaatcgactagctcatgatggaaatatcaattttatttaatacttacatgtgctttcgactgttggtctaatagaagccgtatatcttcaagagaggtaggtaatcgaacATAACTTGCctgatggttccacctaattaaataaaattttagcatactattatttttaaaaagctacataataattgtaaaaaatctaatataaaatttacctcgttatgagtgggaatgtatatgggtggtccacttgatgacgtagaaatggaaagcgaaaccatgcccatgactgcagtattgacaggcaacctccgattttcgcTTTACTCgatcgcgtcgccccgcacatctcccaatataatgttgccaagacagCAGACCCCAAACTCAATTCAttagctgctctaaaatcaacgagtttcagcagccatcttagatgtacaaGGTTTAGTGACAAGTCCGGCAttagataacctccaattatttgaagaatgtatgcccgagcatatcaaATTCTTTCTACTTCGGTTGAACCATCATCCGGatccgggaatgtgtctcgtaaccagcccatctcaaTTCGACCTCCATTaattttctccggaatagcgcccaaaagctcgtagcacaccgctccCCAATCGCTAGATTGAACAaacccggtgactgggtacccgtccatcggcaatcccaattgcagattgacatcttccaaagtgatagtgcactctccacatggaagatagaatttgtgcgtctcgggtctccacctctcgatcaacgtactgataagtttcgggtccaacttgcatccccggcctaccgtcgccacgtgccaaaaacccgcttcccgtaggtaattctctaccaacggtgatggaggaccatacatattccggatatagcattccaatatctgatctacagacttttataacaaataataaattaataatgatctaaaaatgcataaataaaaaaatcttaaataatatttaaaaaataaatttaacacttaccattttcatttgttagacGGATATGTGCTGGTTATTAAGACAAATCAATTCTCCGACCATTACTaaattcgtacaaatttttacgatttaaaaaaattaaaaaattaatttttttaaaaataattaaaaatagggatttaagagaaatttaagaggaaattgagagcaaattgaaattaaatatggatttgagagaaatttggaaggaaattgagagcaaattgagaggaaattgagaaaataattgagagaggattagtttgtgaaaaaaaatgaaagggtggggggttttatagttttttttttactgttgggggggcaacggtaAAAAAATGACTGTTGCACTGTTCACAGGCGGGGAAAACGCGTCCCTAGGGGCGCGCTACATGGCAACAAAACGCGTCCACGTTAGCACGCTTTGCCTATGTGTCAACATAAcgcgtccacgtaagcgcgCTTTGTTGCCACGTAGGCAAAGCGCTCCCTCAGGGACGCGttttgctgacacgtcccctgacatcgcgctgacgtggatgcatttttggggaaaagggcccattcctgtaaataataaaataccgggcccgtttcgataaatttaaagaaaaagggcttttaatgatatttttccctttatttttgtaacaaataaatttttaatatatttttactcgaTTGAAATATCAGTGATACCAACTATGACTGCTATTCAGATAAAGGTTTCAGTAATCTATTGTGCTTTAAAACATTTCAGCAAGTCCtcttttgttatttgttatgtGTTAGTGATGTAATCAGATTCGAAAACTTCCATTTCTTGACTTGCAGTGAGGGAATGGAGAATTTTTAATGAGATTGATTAGCTGATCGGGTACATTAAGCAACTGCAATTCTTTCACTAAAAATATCATAGAAGTTGAATTCTATATTAGGAAACAAATtacattttgttctttttattttaaaaaaattcttatacattaaatcaaagattaaatggattttttattaaaattttatccatttcaaCTGTTAAAATTAACATgactaataaaataatcaaatagttATATGTGACGCATTATATGTACCACATTATAATGTACatagataaatttttaacagtaaaaatagatgtaaattttaacaaaaatgatcaatttacaatatatattataaattaatttatctattttttaaataaagaaaacaaaatacaatttaatttcataataattttaccCAATTCCCTCGCATAAATGGGGATCGAGTGATCAACAATGCTTGTGTGTATGtatatttgtttgctttttgaTGTTTCTACTTGATTCAGATACAGTGTAGTATGCACCCCTTGTTTCAAGCTTttctttattaataaataattttattctcttAGAGAAAAAGAAAGCGGGTAAGTAAGGGTAGTCCCCATTGGTGCATCAAACCATGTGCCTCTTCCTCTCCACTACTTATTGGCTATCCATCCATTGTTGCACTATTTAATTAcgtctaataatttttatcaccACCCCATGTCGTTTTGTAGTTTTCCATTATTATTTGCAAACCACAAAAGGTAATTTCATTAAGCAATTTAACTAGCGTTCGTCAATACAATAGTACGAAGCTCGTTTAGATAATCCACATCAAAACAAACCTCATCTACATTTGATAAACCCATGCCGTTAAGTGATTGCCATCGCGCCACTCTCGATTGCTTTGGTAACATTGGTTGATTGAGCAGATTATGGGATGAAAAAGCTCCTAGCATGGTTAAGTGCTATATGTGGTGGGGTGAGTCTTCCATGCAACATCTCATTGATTTTGAATAACGGGTTCAAGTATCgtggatgaaaaaaataatgatgagAGAGTTTGTCTTTATTTAAATATCTGGTTtaactcaattttgaatttaatccaAGTAACAGgagtataaaaaaaaactattattttcaGAGTCTAATCACAGATATTATCACTAAGCTATATAACTTCCAtgtgcttttttatttttattttttattatatgccGAAATGAGAGATATTCCTCACTTCGATTGCTTTAGATATATAGACCACATACAAAGTTACAAAGAAACCCCATCATTATTGAGCCAAAATTTGCATGCCCGTGAACTTTAGAATCACAACCAGCCCCGTGATTACACaatttctagaaaaaaaacCATCGTTTTACTCGTCCGACTTCTCTCGTTTGTATCCATCTTCTGATCCAACACAACTTAGTAGTTTATAACTTTCTCTCCAACATCCACACATGAATGGCATATAAAAATGACATTAATTAACCCATTTTAATCTATCCCAATGGGCCCATATAGATCTTGTATGTTACCGGGAAAAATCGGAGCTATGCAACACGACCAGGTGGATAATAAGAGGTAAATGACCAACCCCACAGTGTTCATTATTATTTGAGCTAAAAGTAACTTGTCAAAGCCATTGGGTATATATCATAATTTGACCATATATAATGAATAAAAGAACCAAACATATCTATGTCACATTTcgtaataataataagtatataGACCAGCAAGGAATCAAACTAATCTTTAACGACCATGCAAATTAGCAGAGCATTTGTTTTTGGATATTTGAAAGAAATCGAAGAATCTTTTTGTCTTCTTTACTGCAACTTGACCCAAATTCCCATGCTGGGAATGTCTTGATGGACcacaaataaaagataaaacccTGCTGGCGCAAGATTACCCGATCTTGGCGTCCTTACCTCAATGTTATACCTTGATTCCCCCAAAGCTGTTATTTTGTCATTTCCAAGTACAAGCAACCTTTGATTCATAGAGAATGAATGTGTATTGAAAGCTGGTGCCACCATTGTTATCCACACTAATTTTTCTTCTACTTTACCCCTAATCTCCATTTCAAGTGTTAGCGTTTTCCCGTAGCTGATTCCCGACATTGAGTTTGGACCAACGATTGTTGGTCGCAAATTGTTGAATTTAGCCTCCAAATACGGCGGACAGAATGCCTCTAAACTTAGTTCAGTAGGGAATAGAACACTTGTAAAATTGTAATAAGTATGAGGATTGCTTCCACCAACTAAAACTCTGCCATCACGAAGTAATGCTGCTGTGGAGTGATACATCCGTGGAATCTTGGTCGGGGTATGTGTTTCGAAACGTGTTCCGATTTTGTTATCCGGCCGGTATAAAACCGGATTTAAAACCGGGTTCCGACCAAATTCCCAACCAGCTGACCCTGACCCGGCCCCATTAATGAGCAAAACGTTACCGTTTGGAAGCAATATCATGTCACCCATAACTCTAGCTAGTGGCATAGTCTCGATGACCCATTTTGGGTTGGGGTCGGTTATTATGATCCTGGCGCAAGTCTTCAAGGCTCCAATGAACTCACCTTGTGTGGCTTGGGAATAAGATCCTTTAGGAGCACCTCCACACACCAAAACTTCAGCTTGAATAGCTGATGCTTTGAAGTTCTTCAATGGAAGCAAGACAGCCGAACCAGTGCTTGGATAGCTTCTAGGATCGCCACCTGGAATTGTCGGATACCTCTTGACAACTTTATTTTTCACGTAATCAAGCAAAATGGCTCGATTGTTAGCGAAAACAAATAAGTTTCCATCAACATTAAGGAAAACAAAAGGGTAGAGATTGTTCTCGACTTCTCGATCATTGGTTTCAAACAAGAAAGGCAAATCGAACGTGTTGGCCGCTATGTTTTTAGGAACAAACTCGTAGTTAAATTGCTTTCGACCGCCGACAATGATTTGTCTTCCATCTGGCAAGATATGGTTGGTCGAATACCATCTTCTGGCTGCTAACCCGTTATTTGATTCTTGCCAATCGCATGAACTGCACGGGCTAAAGACCCTCACTTTACGTTCACCGTCATTGAAGCCACCGGTTTGGACTAGATCACCATTGGGCGTGACGGCACCGGAAGAGCACCAGACGTCGGTTTGGACCATAAGTGGCCTGAACTTATTCGATAAAACATCGTACTCAATTGAATGCGCCGTGCAATCCTGTTTGAGAGCAGTGTCATTCAAGTCAAAACGGCATTTCCCTTTCGGTAGTGGCAGATTTGATGGCCCAAAATCAGTTCTATCAAAGGCAACGACACGGTCATTGCTAAGGAGTTGCATGTGCATGGCGGAGATGCCGATGCTTTTTTGCAGGAGTTGCCACCTTCCGCCAGCTGCGGCGGAGGTGAGGATGCGTTGACATGGGTGTGAGGTACAGAGGAGTTGAAACAATAAGACTGACAAAATAAATGTTAATGATGACATGTTTGGTTGGGAGATACGTTTCTTTCCTAACGCTGTTTGTTCTGtcctatttataaaattaatcccTCGAACACGTTTTACTcataaatgtaatttaataagattaatCGCTTAAAGATTATGGTATGTGATTGCAATGCAATTTGTTATATAGATTATCATACGACTtcattatgaaaatattcaaatttacttatttCAAATGGATATAgactttaatttgattaattgtatgcatttatatatatgaatttatttttaggtgGGATATTGAATCATTTGTATATgtgatatgtaaatataaaatgatgttacTTGATGTTATTATAagttatttatgaaaatttaatcaaatcaaaatattatttatacaattgtacaaaattaaagtttatatattatattgtatattaaatcaaatttcatgtctaattcaaaagataaaaggaaaataaaatgaattaatatttttttcagtttgtatagattaaataaaattaatcttcatttttatcttttggtGAACACATCATTagataaagttaatatttttagttaattttatcaGAGGATTTTATTTCACTcattgatttctttctttaagcCGTCTAAGAAAACTTTCGCTTCCGAGTCTAAATACAAATCACTTAGGCAtcatttacttttgttttagtGCCCcgattaattgatttaaaatactATCATTTGAAAGGATAGATTATCTCGTTAGCCGCTTTAAATATGGGTTGTtcttattttagtcattttttatttttttttggttaatttggtcacttaaaatagaaattgatcaaatt of Gossypium raimondii isolate GPD5lz chromosome 3, ASM2569854v1, whole genome shotgun sequence contains these proteins:
- the LOC105793821 gene encoding aldehyde oxidase GLOX, with product MSSLTFILSVLLFQLLCTSHPCQRILTSAAAGGRWQLLQKSIGISAMHMQLLSNDRVVAFDRTDFGPSNLPLPKGKCRFDLNDTALKQDCTAHSIEYDVLSNKFRPLMVQTDVWCSSGAVTPNGDLVQTGGFNDGERKVRVFSPCSSCDWQESNNGLAARRWYSTNHILPDGRQIIVGGRKQFNYEFVPKNIAANTFDLPFLFETNDREVENNLYPFVFLNVDGNLFVFANNRAILLDYVKNKVVKRYPTIPGGDPRSYPSTGSAVLLPLKNFKASAIQAEVLVCGGAPKGSYSQATQGEFIGALKTCARIIITDPNPKWVIETMPLARVMGDMILLPNGNVLLINGAGSGSAGWEFGRNPVLNPVLYRPDNKIGTRFETHTPTKIPRMYHSTAALLRDGRVLVGGSNPHTYYNFTSVLFPTELSLEAFCPPYLEAKFNNLRPTIVGPNSMSGISYGKTLTLEMEIRGKVEEKLVWITMVAPAFNTHSFSMNQRLLVLGNDKITALGESRYNIEVRTPRSGNLAPAGFYLLFVVHQDIPSMGIWVKLQ